One segment of Hippopotamus amphibius kiboko isolate mHipAmp2 chromosome 2, mHipAmp2.hap2, whole genome shotgun sequence DNA contains the following:
- the DUOXA1 gene encoding dual oxidase maturation factor 1 isoform X2, with the protein MLRVVTSLFIGAVILAVNFSSEWSVGQVSTNTSYKAFSFERVSADVGLRIGLGGVNITFTGTPVQQLNETIDYNEQFTWRLGESYAEEYAKALEKGLPDPVLYLAEKFTPHSPCGLHSQYRLAGHYTSATLWVAFLCWLLANVMLSMPVLLYGGHMLLATGVFQLSGLLFFSMATSLTPPCPLRLGTATLHTHRGPAFWITLATGLLCMLLGLAMVVAHRMQPHRLKAFFRQNMGEDPVLEWNPEEGGLLSPRYRSTVESPEPRDIPLSEASSEAPCEDPHCAL; encoded by the exons CTGTGAATTTCAGTTCTGAGTGGTCTGTGGGCCAGGTCAGCACCAACACATCATACAAGGCCTTCAGTTTCGAACGGGTCAGCGCCGACGTTGGGCTGCGGATTGGGCTGGGAGGAGTCAACATCACGTTCACAG GGACCCCAGTGCAGCAGCTGAACGAGACCATCGATTACAACGAGCAGTTCACCTGGCGCCTGGGGGAGAGCTACGCCGAGGAGTATGCAAAGGCACTGGAGAAGGGGCTGCCGGACCCCGTGCTCTACCTGGCGGAGAAGTTCACCCCACACAGCCCATGTGGCCTGCACAGCCAGTACCGCCTGGCGGGACACTACACCTCGGCCACACTGTG GGTGGCATTCCTCTGCTGGCTGCTGGCCAATGTGATGCTGTCCATGCCTGTGCTGCTCTACGGTGGCCACATGCTGCTGGCCACAGGCGTCTTCCAGCTGTCAGGACTGCTGTTCTTCTCCATGGCCACATCACTCACCCCGCCCTGCCCCCTGCGCCTGGGTACTGCCACACTGCACACTCACCGTGGGCCTGCCTTCTGGATCACGTTGGCCACAG GACTGCTTTGTATGCTGCTGGGCCTGGCCATGGTGGTGGCCCACAGGATGCAGCCCCACAGGCTGAAGGCTTTCTTCAGGCAGAATATGGGAGAGGACCCTGTGCTGGAGTGGAATCCTGAGGAAGGCGGACTCCTGAGCCCTCGCTACCGGTCCACAGTGGAGAGCCCCGAGCCCCGGGACATTCCTCTGTCAGAGGCTTCCTCCGAGGCACCCTGTGAGGATCCTCACTGTGCCCTGTAA
- the DUOXA2 gene encoding dual oxidase maturation factor 2, protein MTLWNGVLPFYPQPRHAAGVSVPLLIVILVFLALAASFLLILPGIRGHSRWFWLVRVLLSLFIGAEIVAVHFSAEWSVGRVSTNTSYKAFSVARVRGHVGLHVGLEGVNITLTGNPVQQLNETIDYNEQFIWRIGENYAGAYAEALEKGLPDPILYLAEKFTPSSPCGVYRQYRLAGHYTSATLWVAFCFWLLSNALLSMPVPHYGGLALLITGAFALFSVFAFASISSVPLCQLRLGSSELTTRYGAAFWITLATGILCLLLGAAVLSLHYARPSALRAFLDGSVKDLEGQASGSSPLILNNPVHKQFSTPDLTISTNL, encoded by the exons ATGACTCTGTGGAACGGTGTGCTGCCCTTCTACCCTCAGCCCCGGCATGCCGCCGGCGTCAGCGTCCCGCTACTCATCGTCATTCTGGTGTTCTTGGCCTTAGCCGCCAGCTTCTTACTCATCTTACCCGGGATTCGTGGCCACTCG CGCTGGTTCTGGTTGGTGAGAGTTCTTCTCAGCCTATTCATAGGAGCAGAAATTGTGG CGGTGCACTTCAGCGCAGAATGGTCAGTGGGCAGAGTTAGCACCAATACATCCTACAAGGCCTTCAGTGTGGCACGCGTCCGAGGCCACGTCGGTCTGCACGTGGGCCTGGAGGGCGTTAATATTACACTCACAG GAAACCCAGTGCAGCAGCTGAACGAGACCATCGACTACAACGAGCAGTTCATCTGGCGGATAGGCGAAAACTATGCTGGGGCGTATGCGGAGGCACTGGAGAAGGGGCTGCCGGATCCCATTCTCTACCTGGCGGAGAAGTTCACTCCGAGCAGCCCCTGCGGGGTTTACCGCCAATACCGCCTGGCAGGGCACTACACCTCGGCCACGCTGTG GGTGGCGTTCTGCTTCTGGCTCCTCTCCAACGCGCTGCTCTCCATGCCGGTCCCGCACTACGGAGGCCTGGCTCTCCTCATCACCGGCGCCTTCGCGCTCTTCTCCGTGTTCGCCTTCGCCTCCATCTCCAGCGTGCCTCTCTGCCAGCTCCGCCTCGGCTCCTCCGAGCTCACCACTCGCTACGGTGCCGCCTTTTGGATCACGCTGGCCACCG GCATCCTGTGTCTCCTCCTCGGAGCAGCGGTGTTGAGTCTGCACTACGCTCGGCCCAGCGCTCTTCGCGCCTTCTTGGATGGAAGCGTCAAGGACCTCGAAGGGCAGGCGAGCGGGAGCTCTCCTCTCATCCTCAACAACCCAGTGCATAAGCAGTTCAGCACCCCGGACTTAACCATCAGTACTAACCTGTGA